A stretch of the Gemmatimonadota bacterium genome encodes the following:
- a CDS encoding pyridoxal phosphate-dependent aminotransferase yields MTTTPSAAAAARSKLPQVGTTIFTVMSALATEVGAVNLGQGFPDFPVPEPLVEALAKAMRDGKNQYAPSNGILPLREAIAAKTAAMYGHRPHVEHEITVTSGASEAIFDAIQATVRAGDEVVTLDPSYDLYEPAITLAGGTSVRVPLGARDFAVDWERLAAAVTSRTRMIVINSPHNPTGAIWTADDVARLAALVRDTDILILSDEVYEHIMYDGRWHESVLRHEDLRTRAFVISSFGKTYHCTGWRMGYCIAPAALTAELRKVHQYNTFSGFTAAQWAFAEMLKSHPEHHRSLGAFYQARRDRFATQLSRTRLRPYPVPGGYFQVVDYAAVSDLPDLEFARWLCTTHGVATIPMSPFYGTPPEGQRLVRLCFAKHEATLDAAIARLEAL; encoded by the coding sequence GTGACCACCACCCCCTCCGCCGCCGCCGCGGCCCGGTCCAAGCTCCCGCAGGTCGGTACCACCATCTTCACGGTGATGTCCGCCCTCGCCACCGAGGTCGGCGCGGTGAACCTCGGGCAGGGGTTCCCCGATTTCCCCGTCCCGGAGCCGCTCGTCGAAGCGCTCGCGAAGGCCATGCGCGACGGCAAGAACCAGTACGCGCCGAGCAACGGCATCCTGCCGCTGCGCGAGGCCATCGCCGCGAAGACCGCCGCGATGTACGGCCACCGGCCGCACGTCGAACACGAGATCACCGTCACCAGCGGTGCGTCGGAGGCGATCTTCGACGCCATCCAGGCGACGGTGAGGGCAGGGGACGAGGTGGTCACGCTCGACCCGAGCTACGACCTGTACGAGCCGGCCATCACCCTCGCCGGCGGGACGAGTGTGCGTGTGCCGCTGGGCGCGCGCGACTTCGCCGTCGACTGGGAGCGGCTCGCGGCCGCGGTCACCTCCCGCACCCGGATGATCGTCATCAACTCGCCGCACAACCCGACCGGCGCGATCTGGACGGCGGACGACGTGGCCCGTCTCGCGGCGCTCGTGCGGGACACCGACATCCTCATCCTCTCCGATGAGGTGTACGAGCACATCATGTACGATGGCCGGTGGCACGAGAGCGTGCTCCGGCATGAGGACCTCCGCACCCGCGCCTTCGTCATCTCGAGCTTCGGCAAGACCTATCACTGCACCGGCTGGCGGATGGGCTACTGCATCGCGCCGGCCGCGCTCACCGCCGAGCTGCGGAAGGTCCATCAGTACAACACCTTCAGCGGCTTCACCGCCGCGCAGTGGGCATTCGCGGAGATGCTCAAGTCGCATCCGGAGCATCACCGGTCGCTCGGGGCGTTCTATCAGGCGAGGCGCGATCGCTTCGCCACGCAGCTCTCGCGCACGCGCCTGCGTCCGTATCCGGTGCCCGGCGGCTACTTCCAGGTGGTGGACTATGCCGCCGTCTCCGATCTCCCCGATCTGGAGTTTGCGCGCTGGCTCTGCACCACGCACGGCGTCGCGACGATCCCCATGTCCCCGTTCTACGGCACGCCGCCGGAGGGACAACGGCTCGTGCGGCTCTGCTTCGCCAAGCATGAGGCCACCCTCGATGCGGCCATCGCCCGGCTGGAGGCCCTGTGA
- a CDS encoding amidohydrolase — MSDLRVTLVQHETLWHDAKGNHKRIAAQLAPHRGRTDLVVLPETFTTGFSNEAIATAEPMLGTSVAWMREQALQLDAAVTGSLQVRDDAGVHNRLVFATPDGDVRHYDKRHLFRMAREHERYVPGGPRLVVEWRGWRICPLVCYDLRFPVFSRNRADASRESGLEYDLLLYVANWPAARHEHWRALLRARAIENLAAVVAVNRVGEDGNGFTYAGGSAVIDALGATLVEGDATMRVLEATLSRTALDAYRQRFPAHLDADGFTLSD; from the coding sequence GTGAGCGACCTGCGCGTCACGCTCGTCCAGCACGAGACCCTGTGGCATGACGCCAAGGGGAACCACAAGCGCATCGCCGCGCAGCTCGCGCCGCATCGCGGCCGCACCGACCTGGTCGTCCTGCCCGAGACCTTCACCACCGGCTTCTCCAATGAGGCGATCGCCACGGCGGAGCCGATGCTCGGCACCTCGGTGGCCTGGATGCGCGAGCAGGCGCTCCAACTCGATGCCGCGGTCACGGGGAGCCTGCAGGTCCGCGACGACGCCGGGGTGCACAATCGGCTGGTCTTCGCGACGCCGGACGGCGATGTCCGGCACTACGACAAGCGCCACCTCTTCCGCATGGCGCGTGAGCACGAGCGGTATGTGCCCGGCGGACCGCGCCTCGTCGTCGAGTGGCGCGGCTGGCGGATCTGCCCGCTCGTCTGCTACGACCTGCGCTTCCCGGTCTTCTCGCGCAACCGTGCCGACGCGTCGCGCGAGAGCGGGCTCGAGTACGACCTGCTCCTCTACGTCGCCAACTGGCCCGCGGCGCGCCACGAGCACTGGCGTGCGCTGCTGCGCGCGCGCGCGATCGAGAATCTCGCCGCCGTCGTGGCCGTGAATCGCGTGGGCGAGGACGGCAACGGCTTCACCTACGCCGGCGGCAGCGCGGTGATCGACGCGCTCGGTGCCACCCTCGTCGAGGGCGATGCGACCATGCGCGTCCTCGAGGCCACCCTCTCGCGCACGGCGCTCGACGCGTATCGGCAGCGCTTTCCCGCGCACCTCGACGCCGACGGGTTCACGCTCAGCGACTGA
- a CDS encoding family 10 glycosylhydrolase, translated as MHDSAAPRRTARRITPRALAALLLALVAACSDGPTGPRTPAELTVPPITREFRGMWIATVANIDWPQTAGLSASAQQQQLTQLLDIAQQTGINAVILQVRAAGDALYPSSIEPWAKALMGAQGVDPGYDPLQFAINEAHRRGMELHAWFNPFRAANLSDTAALAATHFARQRPELTRVHCTQLWFDPGEPEVQDRAIAVIRDVVLRYEIDAVHIDDFFYPYPSGTCPGLDFADSATYARYVNAGGLLARADWRRDNVNRFVQRVYAEVHDAESAVRFGVSPFGIWRPGNPAGITGLDAYATIYADSRHWLQSGWVDYLAPQLYWSIASTGQSFPALLGWWRQQNALRRHFWPGLASYRTADGTGSAFANGEIPAQVTLARAQAIETGGATGTILYNASSVRSDRGGFATALSTGLYAEPAIPPATTWLDAVAPAEPTVTVTGTPGALAIRPSGVPDAYWWLVRWRANGQWGQRLVRANVPSIALNAMEVDGIVVNAIDQVGNASPPVVWRP; from the coding sequence ATGCACGACTCCGCCGCCCCTCGCCGCACGGCCCGGCGCATCACGCCGCGCGCCCTCGCCGCGCTCCTCCTCGCCCTCGTCGCCGCCTGCTCCGACGGCCCCACGGGTCCGCGCACCCCCGCCGAGCTCACCGTCCCGCCCATCACCCGTGAGTTCCGCGGGATGTGGATCGCCACCGTCGCCAACATCGACTGGCCCCAGACCGCCGGGCTCTCCGCCTCCGCGCAGCAGCAACAGCTCACCCAGCTCCTCGACATCGCCCAGCAGACCGGCATCAACGCCGTCATCCTCCAGGTCCGCGCCGCCGGCGATGCGCTGTATCCCTCCAGCATCGAACCCTGGGCCAAGGCCCTCATGGGCGCGCAGGGCGTCGATCCCGGCTACGACCCGCTCCAGTTCGCCATCAACGAAGCGCACCGTCGCGGGATGGAGCTCCACGCCTGGTTCAATCCGTTCCGCGCCGCCAACCTCAGCGACACCGCGGCGCTCGCCGCCACCCACTTCGCCCGCCAGCGCCCCGAGCTCACCCGCGTCCACTGCACGCAGCTCTGGTTCGATCCCGGCGAACCCGAGGTGCAGGATCGCGCCATCGCCGTCATCCGCGACGTCGTCCTCCGCTACGAGATCGACGCGGTCCACATCGACGATTTCTTCTATCCGTATCCCAGCGGCACCTGCCCCGGCCTCGATTTCGCCGACAGCGCCACCTATGCGCGGTACGTGAACGCCGGCGGGCTCCTCGCGCGCGCCGATTGGCGCCGCGACAACGTCAACCGCTTCGTCCAGCGTGTGTACGCGGAGGTGCACGACGCCGAGTCCGCCGTGCGCTTCGGCGTGAGTCCCTTCGGCATCTGGCGTCCCGGCAATCCCGCCGGCATCACCGGTCTCGATGCCTACGCGACCATCTATGCCGACTCGCGCCACTGGCTGCAGAGCGGCTGGGTGGACTACCTCGCACCGCAGCTCTACTGGTCCATCGCCTCCACCGGCCAGAGCTTCCCCGCGCTCCTCGGCTGGTGGCGTCAGCAGAACGCGCTGCGCCGGCACTTCTGGCCCGGTCTCGCATCATATAGGACGGCCGACGGCACAGGCTCCGCCTTCGCCAACGGCGAGATCCCCGCGCAGGTCACCCTCGCGCGCGCGCAGGCCATCGAGACCGGCGGCGCGACCGGCACCATCCTCTACAACGCGAGCAGCGTGCGCAGCGATCGTGGCGGTTTCGCCACCGCCCTTTCCACCGGGCTCTACGCCGAGCCCGCCATCCCGCCCGCGACCACTTGGCTCGACGCCGTCGCGCCCGCCGAACCCACGGTCACCGTGACCGGCACGCCGGGGGCGCTGGCCATCCGTCCTTCCGGCGTCCCCGATGCGTACTGGTGGCTCGTGCGCTGGCGCGCGAACGGCCAGTGGGGGCAGCGTCTCGTGCGCGCCAACGTCCCGAGCATCGCGCTCAACGCGATGGAGGTCGATGGCATCGTCGTCAATGCGATCGACCAGGTGGGGAACGCCTCGCCGCCGGTGGTCTGGCGGCCCTGA
- a CDS encoding carbohydrate kinase, with translation MTAPPFRASRPVARTPSAPVKPIIVGVGEALWDIFPNGTAQFGGAPANVVIHAAALGAETWLVSAVGNDSRGNMAFEKLDAAKVHRETVARVNGKATGVVHVSVDSKGRPSYLIADDAAWDHIPWSSTIDGVVKRAEAICFGTLAQRSRLSRDTVRHAVGATPPRSWRLLDVNLRERFYDSEVIKTSLTLANAVKLNADELPVVARLCALGAGSEAELLRALVDKFALRLAVLTRAERGSLMRTPSTEVETLAPLTTVVDSVGAGDAFTAALLVGLLNGQPLEEVATKANAVAAYVCSQVGATPALPRG, from the coding sequence GTGACCGCCCCGCCCTTCCGCGCCTCGCGCCCAGTCGCCCGCACGCCCTCCGCTCCGGTGAAGCCGATCATCGTCGGCGTGGGAGAGGCGCTGTGGGACATCTTCCCGAACGGGACGGCGCAGTTCGGCGGGGCGCCGGCGAACGTCGTGATCCACGCAGCCGCGCTTGGGGCGGAGACGTGGCTCGTGAGCGCGGTGGGGAACGACTCGCGCGGCAACATGGCGTTCGAGAAGCTCGACGCGGCGAAGGTGCATCGCGAGACGGTCGCGCGGGTGAACGGCAAGGCGACGGGCGTGGTGCACGTCTCCGTCGACTCGAAGGGACGGCCGAGCTATCTCATCGCGGACGATGCGGCGTGGGACCACATCCCCTGGTCGTCGACGATCGACGGCGTGGTGAAGCGCGCGGAAGCGATCTGCTTCGGGACGTTGGCGCAGCGGTCGCGGCTGTCGCGCGACACGGTGCGGCATGCGGTGGGCGCGACGCCGCCGCGGTCGTGGCGGCTGCTGGACGTGAACCTGCGGGAGCGGTTCTACGACTCGGAAGTGATCAAGACCTCGCTGACGCTGGCGAACGCGGTGAAGCTCAACGCGGACGAGCTGCCGGTGGTGGCGCGCCTCTGCGCGCTGGGCGCGGGCTCGGAGGCGGAGCTGCTCCGCGCGCTCGTGGACAAGTTCGCGCTGCGGCTCGCGGTGCTGACGCGCGCGGAGCGCGGCTCGCTGATGCGCACGCCGAGCACCGAGGTGGAGACGCTGGCGCCGCTGACGACGGTGGTGGACAGCGTGGGCGCGGGGGATGCGTTCACCGCGGCGCTGCTGGTGGGGTTGCTCAACGGGCAACCGCTGGAGGAGGTCGCGACGAAGGCGAACGCCGTCGCGGCGTATGTCTGCTCACAGGTCGGGGCAACGCCCGCGCTGCCGCGCGGCTGA
- a CDS encoding penicillin acylase family protein, producing MLRRILTLGAALAIAATPDAAPLRAQAYDVRILRDTFGVAHVRGRTDRDAAYGLAWAHAEDDFENIERIFLATRGAAGRAYGKAGAPSDFLLAFLDARRTAETRYDSDLDAATKAILIGYTDGLNAYAAAHPDDLLPITRRLFPITPQDIVTGFVLTSPLFYGLDAVLGALIEDSPFPAPPPEERGSNGFVVAPSRSGDGVTRLFSNSHQPWTGPLAWYEASVHSEEGWDFAGALFAGSPVPLLGHNRTLGWTNTVNMPDLVDLYQLTVKDSAGAQWYRMDGEWKPLVREEVKLRVRVAGVTVPVKRVVYRSGIGPVLRTKRGYIAVKYAGMGDARQVMEYYRLTKARDLTEWRAALALQSVPATNFVYADAAGHIAYVYNALFPRRRAGFDWSGIVPGDTSATAWDGYVPFDSIPQVIDPASGFLMNANNTPFRATDAASDLRRADYPAWMGIEPQMTNRAVRGLELLSAMPRITRDSLLRVKYDATYSMQSWMGTRLRAALAMDTTGDARAARAVRLLAGWDGALGDDRPASAMGTVIALDWLRAKYGHYPAPPAEESVRRGAKELERTFGRLDVPLSEYVRLRRGTLDLALGNGGGDVLRAVYSTRQRDGRREATTGDSFVMLVEWAADGTLRAESIQPFGNALGRPRSRHYADQAALFVARQRKVAPFTEAEQRAMLEREYRVP from the coding sequence ATGCTCAGGCGAATCCTCACGCTCGGCGCCGCCCTCGCGATCGCGGCCACCCCCGACGCTGCCCCCCTCCGCGCGCAGGCGTATGACGTGCGCATCCTCCGGGACACCTTCGGCGTGGCGCACGTGCGCGGCCGGACCGACCGCGACGCGGCCTACGGGCTGGCGTGGGCCCACGCGGAGGACGATTTCGAGAACATCGAGCGGATCTTCCTCGCGACGCGCGGGGCGGCGGGGCGCGCGTACGGGAAGGCGGGGGCACCCTCGGACTTCCTGCTCGCCTTCCTTGACGCGCGTCGCACGGCGGAGACCCGCTACGACTCGGACCTCGACGCCGCGACGAAGGCGATCCTCATCGGCTACACGGACGGATTGAACGCGTACGCCGCGGCGCATCCGGACGACCTGCTGCCGATCACGCGGCGGCTCTTCCCGATCACGCCGCAGGACATCGTGACGGGATTCGTGCTCACGTCGCCGCTCTTCTACGGGCTGGATGCGGTGCTGGGGGCGCTGATCGAGGATTCCCCGTTCCCCGCCCCGCCGCCGGAGGAGCGCGGTTCGAATGGCTTCGTGGTGGCGCCGTCGCGGAGCGGCGACGGGGTGACGCGGCTCTTCTCCAACTCGCACCAGCCGTGGACGGGACCGCTCGCGTGGTACGAGGCGTCGGTGCACAGCGAGGAAGGATGGGACTTCGCGGGAGCGCTCTTCGCCGGGTCGCCGGTGCCGCTCCTCGGGCACAACCGGACCCTCGGCTGGACGAACACGGTGAACATGCCGGACCTGGTCGACCTCTACCAGCTCACGGTGAAGGACTCGGCCGGTGCGCAGTGGTATCGCATGGACGGCGAGTGGAAGCCGCTCGTGCGCGAGGAGGTGAAGCTGCGCGTACGCGTGGCCGGCGTGACGGTCCCGGTGAAGCGCGTGGTGTACCGGAGCGGGATCGGGCCGGTGCTCAGGACCAAGCGCGGCTACATCGCGGTGAAGTACGCGGGGATGGGCGACGCGCGGCAGGTGATGGAGTACTATCGCCTCACGAAGGCGCGCGACCTCACCGAGTGGCGCGCGGCGCTGGCGCTCCAGTCGGTGCCGGCGACGAACTTCGTGTACGCGGATGCGGCGGGGCACATCGCCTACGTGTACAACGCGCTCTTCCCGCGGCGGCGCGCGGGGTTCGACTGGTCTGGGATCGTGCCCGGGGACACGAGCGCGACAGCGTGGGATGGGTACGTCCCGTTCGATTCCATCCCGCAGGTGATCGACCCGGCGAGCGGGTTCCTGATGAACGCGAACAACACGCCGTTCCGGGCGACGGATGCGGCGAGCGACCTGCGGCGCGCGGACTATCCGGCGTGGATGGGGATCGAGCCGCAGATGACGAATCGGGCGGTGCGCGGATTGGAGCTCCTCTCGGCGATGCCACGGATCACGCGCGACTCGCTGCTGCGCGTGAAGTACGATGCGACCTACTCGATGCAGTCCTGGATGGGGACGCGGCTGCGGGCCGCGCTGGCGATGGACACCACGGGCGATGCGCGGGCGGCGCGGGCCGTGCGGCTGCTCGCGGGATGGGACGGTGCGCTCGGGGACGACCGCCCGGCCTCCGCGATGGGCACCGTTATCGCGCTCGACTGGCTGCGGGCGAAGTACGGGCACTATCCCGCTCCGCCTGCCGAGGAGTCGGTGCGGCGCGGTGCGAAGGAACTGGAGCGGACGTTCGGTCGGCTGGACGTGCCGCTGAGCGAGTACGTGCGACTGCGACGAGGGACGCTGGATCTGGCGCTCGGGAATGGCGGCGGCGACGTGTTGCGCGCGGTGTACTCCACGCGGCAGCGTGACGGGCGTCGGGAGGCGACGACCGGGGACTCGTTCGTGATGCTCGTGGAGTGGGCGGCGGATGGGACGCTCCGGGCGGAGAGCATCCAGCCGTTCGGGAACGCGCTCGGGCGTCCCCGGAGTCGGCACTATGCCGATCAGGCGGCCCTCTTCGTGGCGCGACAGCGGAAGGTGGCGCCGTTCACCGAGGCGGAGCAGCGGGCGATGCTGGAGCGGGAGTACCGGGTGCCCTGA
- a CDS encoding NAD(P)H-binding protein, which produces MRDRATRAPSRPRAGSTLPDTDRATAPRVLLTGATGYIGGRLAPRLLERGYRVRCYTRSGAKLRARPWADDPAVEVFEGDATDEAALQEALTGCEAAYFLIHSMDAAGHEYRERDLAIAERFARAAGAAGVKRILYLGGLGDSADDLSGHLASRREVEAALGGGGVPVTVLRAAMIIGSGSASFEILRYLVERLPIMLTPLWVRTEAQPISVRDVLFCLVAALETPATTGRTIDIGGPDVWTYEQMMQEAARALRLPRRVVIPIPVLTPKLSALWIHLVTPMPASIARPLAEGLRNRVVLRNDDAQRLMPHRCRTIPEAMAAAVAGARREPWRPPGRTRGRSRATPDWAGARCSSIRAHSRRRRIRRASGAPSARSAGSRATTRPTSSGSSAARSTGSSADRGSGDA; this is translated from the coding sequence ATGCGTGATCGCGCCACGCGCGCGCCGTCCAGACCCCGAGCCGGATCCACCCTGCCCGACACCGACCGCGCCACCGCCCCTCGCGTCCTCCTCACCGGCGCCACGGGGTACATCGGCGGACGACTCGCCCCGCGCCTCCTCGAGCGCGGGTACCGCGTCCGTTGCTATACCCGCAGCGGGGCGAAGCTCCGCGCGCGGCCCTGGGCGGACGACCCGGCCGTCGAGGTCTTCGAAGGTGACGCGACCGACGAGGCCGCCCTGCAGGAGGCGCTCACGGGGTGCGAGGCCGCCTACTTCCTCATCCACTCGATGGACGCGGCGGGGCATGAGTATCGCGAACGCGATCTCGCCATCGCCGAGCGATTCGCGCGCGCCGCCGGGGCCGCGGGGGTCAAGCGCATCCTCTACCTCGGCGGGCTCGGCGACAGTGCGGACGACCTGAGCGGGCACCTCGCGTCCCGGCGGGAAGTGGAGGCGGCGCTCGGCGGGGGCGGGGTGCCGGTCACGGTCCTCCGCGCGGCGATGATCATCGGCTCGGGGTCGGCCTCGTTCGAGATCCTGCGCTACCTCGTCGAGCGCCTGCCGATCATGCTCACGCCGCTCTGGGTGCGCACGGAAGCGCAGCCGATCTCGGTGCGCGATGTGCTCTTCTGTCTCGTCGCGGCGCTCGAGACGCCGGCGACGACGGGGCGCACGATCGACATCGGCGGGCCGGACGTCTGGACCTACGAGCAGATGATGCAGGAGGCGGCGCGCGCGCTGCGGCTGCCACGGCGCGTCGTCATCCCGATCCCGGTGCTCACACCCAAGCTGAGCGCGCTCTGGATCCACCTGGTCACGCCGATGCCGGCGAGCATCGCGCGGCCGCTCGCGGAAGGGCTGCGGAACCGGGTGGTGCTACGCAACGACGACGCGCAGCGACTGATGCCGCACCGGTGCCGCACGATCCCCGAGGCGATGGCCGCGGCGGTCGCCGGCGCGCGGCGGGAACCGTGGAGACCGCCTGGTCGGACGCGGGGGCGATCCCGGGCGACCCCCGACTGGGCGGGGGCACGATGTTCATCGATACGCGCGCACTCGAGACGCCGGCGGATCCGGCGCGCGTCTGGCGCGCCATCTGCGCGATCGGCGGGGAGCAGGGCTACCACACGGCCGACGTCCTCTGGAAGCTCCGCGGCGCGCTCGACCGGCTCTTCGGCGGACCGGGGCTCCGGCGACGCCTGA
- a CDS encoding helix-turn-helix transcriptional regulator, whose amino-acid sequence MPLTAPNGPVLQAFCKEQHLTQGQLAERSKVSVRTIQRAEQGGKLRSGELALIAQALNVSADTLCGASVALLDAQEIAQEFSCRACGAKLVQRLYVDHEYGDAELDLFECGAESGWNDRPCPKDPRFPKFSDYKLHADSESDRFYCWGQGLTPMAKAVDLPHGFGATKEAAERWVERGYIALRDGSEAADRFYPFSEHC is encoded by the coding sequence ATGCCTCTGACAGCACCGAACGGACCAGTACTCCAAGCGTTCTGCAAGGAACAACACTTAACGCAAGGACAACTCGCCGAGCGGTCCAAGGTCAGCGTCCGCACCATCCAGCGCGCCGAGCAAGGTGGAAAGTTACGCAGCGGTGAACTCGCGCTGATTGCACAGGCGCTGAACGTCAGTGCAGACACGCTGTGTGGAGCATCCGTTGCACTTCTCGACGCACAAGAGATCGCTCAAGAGTTCTCGTGCCGCGCGTGTGGAGCGAAGCTTGTTCAGCGCCTGTATGTGGACCACGAGTATGGCGACGCTGAGTTAGACCTCTTTGAGTGCGGTGCGGAGTCTGGGTGGAACGACCGCCCCTGCCCGAAGGACCCGCGCTTCCCCAAGTTCAGCGACTACAAGCTGCACGCGGACAGTGAGAGCGACCGCTTCTATTGCTGGGGGCAGGGTCTGACTCCAATGGCCAAGGCCGTGGACCTACCGCACGGCTTCGGCGCGACAAAGGAGGCGGCGGAGCGCTGGGTCGAGCGCGGCTACATCGCCCTACGGGACGGCTCCGAGGCAGCCGATCGATTCTACCCGTTTAGTGAACACTGCTGA